The genomic interval AGACTGGCCAACCCCTACTCTAAAGGCCATGAAGCCATTTTCTACTCATTCTACGTCTTCTTCACCAAGTTTGCTGCTGGCATCTCCCTGGGAGTGTCCACCCTCTGCCTGGAGTAAGTCTGTATTTCTATCACACATGCGCCATTAATTTGCGCGCCGCATGATGCCCTATATCTGCACTTAGTGTGTCATGATACCTTGCAAAAATGCATTAAGCCCAGACCTGATGCATAATTCATTGTGCAAAGGGTGTCGAGTTAGCTCATTTGCAGTGTTACAGCGTCAGGCTGGATGTCGATTTCCTGTAACCTGTGTTTAAATGGGattctctgcatgtttgtgtgtgtgtgtgtgtgtaggtttgcAGGGTATGACACCGGCGCCTGCAAGCAGCCTGCTCCTGTAGTGTACACCCTGAAGTTGCTGATTGGTGCCGCTCCAGTGGCCTTCATTGTTACAGGGTTAATGATCCTGGTCCTCTATCCCATCAGTGAAGACGTACGGCTCAGGAATAAACTCTGCCTGGAGGAGCTACGGTGAGCAGAAATCATAGATTTACacctgagaaaaaaacacaaactgttcaacctttaaaggagcactccacagattttacacatttagGTCAGCATACTCTGTGTAATCGCCATGAATAGCACTACTCagcttgtgaaaacagttgtatgtCTTCTGAGGTCTGGAGGGAGATTGATGATATTATCAGAGTTATTTTTTACACGCTTAATGCTGCTACATGAAaaagatgtaaacaaataaagatATGAAATGTTAATTGCGAGAATTTCTACTTAAAAGCTAACATTTTTATGGGAAATGTTGCAAATACTTAGAATACGTAGAATATTTGTCAAGTATAATAAATTTAAGTAACATAAATGTAATAAGTTATTTTCCACCAGTGCCATTAATGCGTCATGTTACTGATGTTCATGTCTCCCACAGGAAACAAAGCATCAGCTCCAGGACCATGGAAGATTTGAATAATGTGTGACTTGGATCTTGAATGaagtgaattttaaaaaagccacGTATTCCAGTACCACAGCTGGAAGTTTGTTCTTTAGTGTATATTACACTGATAAATAGTTAAAttgttttactgtaaacattctttgtttcattttcacatgtactgtatagtCATCTtggatatataaatatataagaaGATTACCTAATTTATATAAATGaatgtatattattattatttgctgtGCTTAGCTCTACaacactgttatttatttacgATATATAATTACAAAGGATTGACATATGGAATGAATAAATGTTGTAGAGGTTGGTTGCTAGACCaccaatatgtgtgtgtgtgtgtgtgtgttttttttttttttttgctaaagaGGTGGTAGCAAAGTaaataatacacaaataatGTACAATAATGATACAAAGGAGTGCACACTAGTTATGCAAATTTAGCCATGAAAGTAAAGTTTTTGTTGACTATTGCCCCCTCTAGTGGTCACTTGAGTTACTGAGTTTGATAACATTACAAATAAAGGAGACACAGGCTTCAACTGCATTCTCATGAACATATTTTATGTGCATTACACCTTAGAGAGGGTTGGTAAATTCAGTTGTAACATTTGAGTGGGACTATTCAGCATAGGAGTGctaatccatttttttttttgcagttctccagtaacaacaaaaacaaaacatttacatcatACATTAGTCTATGTCGGCTCTTGTGTCAGGACATCTGGCCACCTGGTATCTGGACAGTcagattaaaacagaaaacatctctAAAACATACTCAGAGCTGTCAGTGGAGTGCCATACCAGTACAGTAGGTGTCCTGCTTCAGTGAAGGACTTAGACTGCAACAACTGCACTGcattttgtcaaaacaaaaaagaaaaatgcgGTACAGTGCTCAAACTTCAGGTAAACTCTCATTTCAAAGCAGCAACATGTCAACACAACAGCCCTTTTCAAATCTCTACTGTTTtcacatacaaaaataaattttattcATAACTCTGGTTGCAAAGAAGGTTTTGCATGTTCATGCTACCTTTGCTCTGTCTGCACTGTGTACTTCAGTCTGAGATTTAAATAATAGGAACATGACTGTGCAAGTCCATAAATTGATGAGTGTGATAAGAGGAACTATGTTGAGGCCTCTGTGGTTGTGTTGGGGTTTTGGCCGGGGGCTGGGCTTGATGGGCAAGAGTTCTCTGGACTCCCAGGAGTCCGCAGGGTAGTTTTCCGCTTCCCGTTCCGCACAGTGAGCTCCTCTTTGGGTTTGAATGTCAGAGGCACAAAGCCGTCTACATCTGCCACAAGCACAATCCACAACGGACCtggaaaaagaacaagagactGTTGGCTCAGAAGGGTTTTCCATACATCTGAGTTCTGTTTCcttaacacaaaaaaaaaaggtttatcaTAGCAGTAACTTGCTGCTGTGTCAGCCTTCactacaacagcaacaaaacactaGGCACATTAATTGGAGGTaagctgcttttgtttaaaACCTTGTAATCTGACCTAGGCTTTTAATCACTTCCAATTATAGCTTATGCATGTTAACACAAGAACAATGCTAGAACGCACTGTCCGAGATTGAACAATTAAATTAGGTTCTTTATCAATTAAAATGCATTCTAACTTGAAGGTTTAAGAAAAATCtcaaaagagaaagagcagagttTGACTAAGACAATCTATTTGACTTCCAGATGACCTCAGTAGGGAAGCCCATCAAACAAGCTTGCTGAAAATACCCAGGGGGGAGACCTTCCTAAGAGACCTGCAAGGAGTTTCCTTGAAATGGTTTTAACTTATTAACCCTGTACACTCTCTGTCACCTCACACTTAATCTTACAGGCAATGTAGCATTGAGGGTTTTGGGAGGATTTTAAGTTTTAAGACGCCAACTTAGATACTGCTTCATAGTAAAGAGAAAGCTAGGGTTTAAATGCATCAGTGACAAAGTCTTGAAagtgtgtttgtcatttaaaaaaaagctaaaaagtaGATTGAGTTTTTTTGCAAACAGGCTGTACATACCATACATCATCTCCACTGTAGTTAGGTTGAAGAGGTCTTGGAGGGCACGCAGGCAGAGCTTCccatcacacagcagcactggcCTCCGCTCATCAATGAACACATTTTCTGATAACTGCTTCTGCATGTGCACGAGGTAAAGAAAAGAGGTGAAAGGTCGCTGTCAGGGATAAATCAATCAAAGCAAGCTGGATGCTATTACAATCAGTACATCAATACCTTAATCTGATGCATGCTAATTAAACACTATACTCGGATTTGTGTGTTCATACCGCATTAACTGCTTCCAGGTATTTCAGTTGTCTTATCCTCGGAATGAAAATTGTAACTGATTAAGCTGTTTAAACCCCTCATGCAAAAGCTGCTCATGACAGAGACtgcagcaagaaagtgaatcaTCTCCTCCTTGCTATCTTAAGGTTACTTTCCCACACAGTGTGATACAAACAGTGTAGCACAGTCAATCTAAAATAGGCTATAAATGCAGTGAATAAAACTGTACCTGACATGTGACATTGACATAGGGGGGCTCAGAAGCATTGGGGTAGACACTCAGGGACTTCTTGCCATTCTGGCTATAATCTCTGATTTCTGTCAGGCACTGCTGCACGTCTGCAAAGCGAGTAAAAAGCCTCTCCATGTTGTGGACGAGCTGCTCCAGCGCGCGCTCCCTTGAAGGTCCCGGCGCCTTTTCGGGCATAGGCAGTGTTGGCTCGGTGTGAAGCTTGTCCGACAGCTCAAAGCGGGGAGAGCTGGCCCGGCTGGAGTCTCTGCTGGCCTGGCCGGCCACCGCCAAGCTGCTCATGCGGTTAACGTGGTCCATGTCGAAGTTCTCCACCGTGATGGAGGAGGCACTGGAGGGGGCTCTGTCTGATGCTCGGTCAGAGAAGTCCACAGAGCTGGTGACAGGGCTGGGCTCGCcgctcctcacctcctccaccagcctCCGTCTGTTCCCTGGTGAACGAATTACTCCCCCTCCAGGCAACACCAAGTCCTTTATCCCTTGGCGCTCCCTGTCATCCTTAGATAGGTGCTCAGAGTGCCTCCTAATCCCTGCGCAGAAATTAGAAGTGGATTCATGGTTGTAAGCAGAGGGGGGTGGTGTGATAGGAGTCTCTGCATTGTACATCAACTCTTTGGCTATTAGACGAAGaatatatttatctgtgttaGAAGATGGGAGGAATGCAGGATCGTTGGACTTCTGCCTGcccaccatcagcagcagcatcttgTCATTGAGGAAGCAGACTCCTTTAGGCCTCTCGTTTGTCTGCAGAGAGATCTGCTGGATGTTCGGCATTGCAGAGGCTGTGATGCAGTACACAAGCACCATGTTGCAGGTGTTGGAGGCCACTGCGACTGTGGAACCACGTGGGTCAAAAGCAACAATGTCTGGAACCAGAATCCCCGGGATGCTGACTTTGCGAGTGGTAGTGACCTTGCGCTCATATGTGACCAGGATGAGGTGTGAGGAGTCCTGTCCAGAGCCCGTCAAAGTGTCTCTGCGACGCAGGTGGATAAGGGGGCTGGGGTCAGAGCGACGATGCCTCGCCAGGAGGTGGGTGAGGTCCAGAGGTCCTGAGCTGGGGATGTAGGACCTGTCTGAATCAAAGGATCTCCTCCTTGAGTCCAGAAGGCTGTCATCGTCTGATACAACCACGTGCGAGCCTTGGCCTTGCAGGGACACCGTCTCTGATGGCATGTCAAAGGCTATGCCCGCATTTAAGCCACAGATTTTGTCCAGAGGTAGCTCTGTGGCAACAGCTACTTGTGCCTCCCCTGTGGCCTCGATGGCACAGATGTAGCCTCCCACATCAAATATGGGGCAGAAGGAGCAGGCCACCAGACTCTTCTGGATGTCATTCCAGATGTAAGAGTGTAGAGCACTGCCTATAGCTACCACCAGGCGTGTACCGTCCTTAGTCCAGCACGCACAGTGGATGAGTCCACTACCTTTGATGTCTGCTTTGATCCTCCTGTTGTCCACcctgacagaaaacagcacagaaGTGTCCCTCTTGGTCAGCACAGCCAGAATATCCAATTTAGGATGCCACACGCAGCCTTGAGAGAGCAAGGGGAAAGGCTCACTCATCTCACACGTCTGAGTGCACAGCAGCTTGTTCTGCTCAAGGGTGCTGAGCTGGAGTTGCCACACGGTAACATGTTTCTTGTGCTGAACAGCCAACAAGGCAGGGGAGTCAGAGCAGCACAGCGGGCCCCAGAAGAGCCCAAAGACATGCTCAAACTGCCCAATAACATTAGTGTCCCCAAACTTCACCTCACCATTGATGAAGTACAGAGATGTCAGGCAGACCTGCTTGCCGTCCGTCCATGCTATCCCATGCACAGGGTGAATGGCTTGGTGTAGAGTGTTGAGACCTGTCCTAAGCAGCTTTGCCTTACCAAGATCCATCCTGAAGAGGCTTGTTcaaggagaaaaggagaaaaatgtgacTCAGAAAGTTAACATTGATGACAGAGACTTGTATCTGATCTGAATGGGTCCTGCACAAGCGTAGCTATTGCTACCTATGCAGATTAAGAATAGCAAAAGCCTCTCCCAGGTCTCCTCCCAAGTACATGCCTTAATCCCCTCTGCCTGAGCTGAGGCAGTTGTGACGAACACTTATAGCTGCTTATGCCCGAATGACCTTAACAACACACAGGTCCTGTTAGGACCTCAGGGCATTAACAAAACTATGTGTTGAGCAGATGAGTCTCATTAAAGCATTCACTCTTATATACCTGGTGAAACTGACATGATCACTAAGGAGAAGTAAGCTCGTCCTCCTATCAAaatgcgttttttttttttcaaatgtgagacATCGATAAGATATGACAAagaaatcaatttaaaatgagATGTGCGAGTTAACGATAATTCTAATACTATAACATCTTAAGTTGAATACGTAAATCAGAATATGACAAATGTATGGAGGGGTTATAGAAAATAACAGAATACAACCTTACTGAGACGAAGTTATGGTGCGTATGGGGTTAACATGAGGATAAACTTAAAAACTCAGCCCCTATTGTGAGACATAGTTTTCTATTTCATACTCAGTGAAAATCACaggtttaaatacatttacctaCATGTAGAGAGCAAACTAATGAGCATAAGTCCACACATTTTTAAACTACACGTACCTTAAAACAACTTTAAGCATCTCATTTGGAATCCGTGTGAATCACTAAAAGTGAGTTTCCTCATCTCTCATTTCACGTTTTGCCGGCTAAAAATGTGTCTCCAACGTTCATTTTTAATTGACTCGGAAGCAAAACTAACCGACGGTATTGGTGC from Lates calcarifer isolate ASB-BC8 linkage group LG7_1, TLL_Latcal_v3, whole genome shotgun sequence carries:
- the wdcp gene encoding WD repeat and coiled-coil-containing protein, giving the protein MLKVVLSLFRMDLGKAKLLRTGLNTLHQAIHPVHGIAWTDGKQVCLTSLYFINGEVKFGDTNVIGQFEHVFGLFWGPLCCSDSPALLAVQHKKHVTVWQLQLSTLEQNKLLCTQTCEMSEPFPLLSQGCVWHPKLDILAVLTKRDTSVLFSVRVDNRRIKADIKGSGLIHCACWTKDGTRLVVAIGSALHSYIWNDIQKSLVACSFCPIFDVGGYICAIEATGEAQVAVATELPLDKICGLNAGIAFDMPSETVSLQGQGSHVVVSDDDSLLDSRRRSFDSDRSYIPSSGPLDLTHLLARHRRSDPSPLIHLRRRDTLTGSGQDSSHLILVTYERKVTTTRKVSIPGILVPDIVAFDPRGSTVAVASNTCNMVLVYCITASAMPNIQQISLQTNERPKGVCFLNDKMLLLMVGRQKSNDPAFLPSSNTDKYILRLIAKELMYNAETPITPPPSAYNHESTSNFCAGIRRHSEHLSKDDRERQGIKDLVLPGGGVIRSPGNRRRLVEEVRSGEPSPVTSSVDFSDRASDRAPSSASSITVENFDMDHVNRMSSLAVAGQASRDSSRASSPRFELSDKLHTEPTLPMPEKAPGPSRERALEQLVHNMERLFTRFADVQQCLTEIRDYSQNGKKSLSVYPNASEPPYVNVTCQKQLSENVFIDERRPVLLCDGKLCLRALQDLFNLTTVEMMYGPLWIVLVADVDGFVPLTFKPKEELTVRNGKRKTTLRTPGSPENSCPSSPAPGQNPNTTTEAST